From Solanum lycopersicum chromosome 4, SLM_r2.1:
aattataactatagagcggtaatatgatttttaatttgctATTCCTAGAATTTACTTTTTCTATTGCCTATATCTATTGTAAGTAAGGTGGGGGTGAGTATACACTTATAAAAAACAAATGCAATTTAAGTACGAAGATTCTCAATCACCGACTTTGATCCACGCTTAAGGGACTCAttacattttcattaattatgtaTCGAATTGCTACTCAGACTTGACAAAAATCTCTGAAAAAATCATTCAGACAACTTATTAAACAAATTAAGCGCaccatttttctttataatttttagcACTCTATGTTTATTGTTTGATCTCCAAAATTTCGTTATTGTAATTTGCTATTCAGTATGATAATCACACTGcacaaaatatcatattttttctgTTTAGTATTCGACAAACTAAAGCACAATTACATTTCAAACTAaagaaaagaagcaaaaattcaTCAATTCTCATATCTTCCATATCTACGAGCTGCTCTGAAACAATATTGCAACCAAAGCATTTGTTTTCTTCAATTTCCTAATTTTCATTCTACTTGGgcgaaacaattttttttttccttttcagaGCAATATTAGAAAGCATTCTCTTTTTGTCATCCCTGcaacttttcaatttttatattaatcgTATGACATAACTAGGATCTTCAAATTCGGTTTGAGTCTCTCTCTCGTAGAAACAATTATAGCAACTCCTACGCTCATTGATTTTGCAACCTCTAACCTCTCAAGTTTCAAATTGTCATGTTATTGGGGAAAGTCAAAGCAATAGAGTTTTCCAATCAAAAACAAGTTCCTTAAAAATGCAATATAGCTTAAAATCACTGAACCAATCTCTAATTTTATTTTCGAAGTATTCAAAATCTCTctctatttataagaaaaaaaaattatcttaaatatgcaatataattttttccgAAATTCAGTTGAACACCCTCTCGCCTCATAAATCCACCTCTGCCTATAGTCCAACTATCCAACACATCTTATTTTCACCCATCGCTATAACCTCCATCGCCACCACCCTACACTCACCTGTCATCTTCAATTTCCATAATATCCGcttaaattatacataaatatttttaattttaaaaaataaataaaaaatcacttatTTTCCTCGTAAACCATACATACCCAAAGTAGAAGGTCtcctatgaaaaataaaataaaataaaattccttatgaatcacccaaaaaacaaGTTCCCGCTTGTTACTCATATTTTCCTTTTGGTACTAATAGTAACGACGACGGTTTCATTTCTCAGTCCTTAATTTTTCTTACATTTCTCATTTATTACCCCCTAATTTCTCCCCTTATATTCTCCATCTTTCTCTGTGTTTCCCTATTTTATCGCCTCTCAGAtctgtaagttttttttttcttattacgTTTTCCCTATTATTgcatgtgttttttttattaaacctTTTTTTGCATCTTCTTCactcaaattaaattttgaattcctgatttttttttagaatgtttagtctaaatttagtttaaattttgtAGGTGATTGATCCTCTTGttgtagttatttatttatttttttctgtttttttttgggAGGTTTTGTTTAATTCGTTATGTTAGAAGATTTTagattaattgatgtttttaatgttgattaatggaggattgaagatttttgtttatttgatgagGGTAGCGTAGAAATGTTTAGTACAGTGTACTTGAAAAAAGTGAAAACAGTAAGCTAATAATAGTGGAGGGAATATCTCGCGGAATTAGTCGAGTTGCGcgaaatgtaaaaaaaaaacgtGGAGGAAATAAGTTTTTCGTACTGAGATTAATGTGTTGTTATGGTTCTGAGCGTAGGATTTATAGGAGACGACCTCTCTACCTGCGTATGGTAGGGGCAAGGTTGCGTACATTCTACCCTCCATAGACCACACGTGGGATTCCATTaggtatgttattgttgttgttggtcCAGTCTAGGAATTACAAGTTTCATATAGTTGTGTTGTGATTGGAAGTAGAATAAAAAGTAGATGGTTGTTTAAACTTGTTGCTCGCGGATGAGAGACGCCTCTTGCTTTGTTCATAGATTTCTTGGaacttataactttttttttatttggtagTTTTTGGCAGCTGCCAAATTAAGAAACTCACTGTGGCTGTTGAGTGTTCCCATGATAGTAGACTCACGTCATGGAAAAAGAAGATGCTATTATGGAAGGTTCTGTCAATCATCCTGCTGCTGAAAAGGAAGCAAATGAACCTATTCTTAACAATGAATCTGtaaaaaataaagtttctaACCAGAGAAATTTAGGGAGTATACCAGATGTTCTGCAGGAGGCGAATACAGTGAATGATCGTATGGATGAACAGGAAAAGAAAATTTCTGTTGATAATTCTATTTTACATTCCGGTGCTGAGAAGAGTCAAGTTGATACAATTAATGAACCGGGGAAGGAGAATTCTTTAGGTGAAAGCACATCAAGTTCTTTACTTGCTAATAAAAATGAGATTGATAAACCCAATTTAGATCAAGTTCTCATCCTAGGGGAACTAGAATCGTTAAAAAGTGGACAACAACGCTCCGAAGCAGAGATGTCTGGTTTGATTGGAAAGCAGACTGATTGTGTCAAAGTGGACTTGAAAAGTCCCTGCAAAACTGATAAGAATCTCAACGAAGTTGTTTATGAGGAGGAAGCAGAACCTGTATTTGATGGAACAGAAGAACCTGGGATGGGTGTTAATAGGAGTTTATCAGCTCGTTCTGTACATCGTGACTCAGAGGCGCAGGGATATGTTTGGCCTGAGAAGGCAGTGGCTCTTACAAACTTTGTTAGATCGAAGAGTACAGTTGCCATGAGTACTGTTCTGCGCCGCCTTTCTGGTAAAAGTGATGACGGACAAGATGTTACAGCTGAAGAAGATAAGAGTAAATGCTTTGAGAAGAGTGCTGTTGCATCACAAGAATATGAAACGCAAGCCGTGTCTCAGAAAACTGCCGAACGGACTGGATGGAATCCCCTAAGCTTAATTGGGATTTTACGTGATGATACCAGAAACAGACTTGTGGAGACAGAGGTCTCACCAGAAGCAGTTTTACCAATAGCCATGAAGGGAAGGATTATATTGTATACAAGGTTGGGATGCCACGAAAGTAAAGAGGCAAGACTTTTTCTACGCCGGAAAAGACTCAGATATGTTGAGATCAACATTGATGTGTATCCTAGTAGAAAGATGGAGCTGGAGAAAATTGCTGGTGATTCTGTTGTTCCTAGAGTGTTCTTTAATGAAGTTCTAATAGGGGGATGGAGTGAGCTAAAGAGCTTGGATGAGTCTGGAAAGCTCTCAGAGAAGATTGAGTATGTAGTTGATGAAGCACCATCATTTGAAGCTGCTCTACCACCTCTTTCTGGTGAAGATGATTTGTCTAGTAGTGGGTCTATCGATGAGCTAGCtgttattgttaaaaaaatgaaacagtCTATTGCTTTGAAAGACCGGTTTTATAAGCTGCGCAGATTCACCAACTGTTTCCTGGGATCAGAAGCTGTGGACTTCCTGTCAGAAGATCAGTACTTGGAAAGGGAAGAGGTCAGTTTTCAAATTGCATAAAGAATTAGCTTATGCTAACTGGGTTAAAATAAGTGATCATAAAAATGGCACCATAGCAAAATTTCGCAACATGCGAGTTCTTTGATACTTGATATTCCATGTCTTGTTGTTTGTAACTATTACTAATATTTTCTACATAAACAGCAGAGTGAAACTTCCTCTTgaaatcattatatatatgtCTGATGTCACCAGGTTAATACTCAATAGTTATGTAGATAATACTCCTGTAGGATATTCATGTTTTGTACTCAAAATTTCTTTCCTGACTAAAAgtcatttcttttcttgtgtCTTATtgttacatatttatttttacatgcaaaaataattttcatacatTAACTGTTCTTGGAATTGTATTTTAGTATTGTTAAATAGAACAAGTTCATTCCATGATCTCAATTATTGGACtgaaactaaaatataaattggtTAGATATATTGTTAATCCTTGCAAAACTGTACATTTactttacacacacacacattttgatgtgattattttctctttaaaacCTGAAAGTCTCCTTTCATTATGTTTACTCGAAATATGTATGTGGCCTAAGAGCATCATGTTCACATTTTCCTGATAGAAGGAGATTTTACTGttgaaatcaaattttgaaagaaattttgaTGGGGAGTGAACTCAGCGAATATTACTGttgaaatcaaaatttgaaagaaattttgATGGGGAGTGAACTCAGCAAATATTTATGCACTGGTGCCAATAGGTAGACGAAAAAAATGGACTCACAAGAGATGAAGAAATCCATCTAGTTAATTTCTCTCATAATCTTTAGAAGATATGGAACTAGAAAGCAAGAAGAATCCATATAGTTAGTCCACACCATATCTGTGTGCTGTATTATCAAAATCATCTCTTCACCAGTTAAAGCGATTGGGAGATGCTACACGAGGAGTTATCCCTTCAATGGTGAAGCAAGTGTATGTTCATAGAATGAGGTGCAAAACATTGATGCTAATTATATGAccttaaaatatgaaaaagaaagagagaatgTGTGAAAATCTTAAGTCTCAATACTTTTCTCTCTACTCTCTACTGTTTTCAGCCTTCTCTATATCActattgtcttcttcttctcgAACTTGTTATCCCTCTCTTTCTACTAATTCAGTTTCTCTATTCCTTTGATACACTTCTCTCTTtgcatttttcttcttctaacaATGAATACT
This genomic window contains:
- the LOC101263206 gene encoding uncharacterized protein, whose product is MEKEDAIMEGSVNHPAAEKEANEPILNNESVKNKVSNQRNLGSIPDVLQEANTVNDRMDEQEKKISVDNSILHSGAEKSQVDTINEPGKENSLGESTSSSLLANKNEIDKPNLDQVLILGELESLKSGQQRSEAEMSGLIGKQTDCVKVDLKSPCKTDKNLNEVVYEEEAEPVFDGTEEPGMGVNRSLSARSVHRDSEAQGYVWPEKAVALTNFVRSKSTVAMSTVLRRLSGKSDDGQDVTAEEDKSKCFEKSAVASQEYETQAVSQKTAERTGWNPLSLIGILRDDTRNRLVETEVSPEAVLPIAMKGRIILYTRLGCHESKEARLFLRRKRLRYVEINIDVYPSRKMELEKIAGDSVVPRVFFNEVLIGGWSELKSLDESGKLSEKIEYVVDEAPSFEAALPPLSGEDDLSSSGSIDELAVIVKKMKQSIALKDRFYKLRRFTNCFLGSEAVDFLSEDQYLEREEAVEFGRKLAINLFLQNVLDENVFEDDNSLYRFLDDDPFVSQCQNIPRGLTEVKPKPIIEISSRLRFLSHAIFEAYASEDGRHVDYRSIHGSEEFARYLRITEELQRVNLKDMPREEKLAFFINLYNMMAIHAILVWGHPSGPMERRKLFGEFKYVIGGCTYSLSAIHNGILRSNQRPPYNLIKPFGVKDKRLKVALPYSEPLVHFALVNGMRSGPALRCYSPGNIDKELVESASDFLRDGGLIVDLSTKVAYVSKILRWFSVDYGNNEVEVLKHAANYLDSSVSQAMLELLANGQLKVVYLPYDWGLNN